A window of Dermacentor andersoni chromosome 4, qqDerAnde1_hic_scaffold, whole genome shotgun sequence genomic DNA:
TAATCAGCAAATCGAAATACTGCCTTTCATACACACGGGATTCATTTATTTCAGAGAGGCTCAAATAATGTGAAAGTAAACACGACTTAGCATCacatgcgaaagaaaaaaaaaatctgcggatTTTAGCCTTTCCTGCGGTTAATTTATTGCGGAAAGAGACGCCTCCAGATAGATTAACGCGATGTTTCTTACGAATATTTTGCTATTTGTGGAAGCATAAAACTGTCTCTGCTGTGGTACAGTCAGCAATGACGCAAACCCCACGTCCACAACGCGCAGTACGCCAACGTGTAACAATGCAGAGACGCTAATGACGTGCTAAATTATCAATATAGAATTGGAACGAGCTCGACAGGAATATATTCCTGCCTTTAGACGACAGGAGTGCCTCCATATCTGTGTAATATTGCTTGGAATATTCGGCGTTTAAGCAGAGAACAGTCACACCAAAAGGGCGGAGTTTGATAACGAGGCCTttattgcgaaatcaggggcaaGTGAACAACAGGCTTTCATACTTGCACTTTTGGGTGGCCCACTTTTCTAGACACTTCGTAACTTCGTTCATATAGCAGCTTGCGGGTGGGCAAGAACAAAGTAATTTTTTCACCGCTTGAGTGCAGCCCATTTGTGCTCCATATTGGTCTATCTTCACAAAAAGTTTGCACAGGCAATTACTGCACCTTATTTGTATCACCGCAAATTCCTTGGACAGTGGGTTACCGGAGATGCCAGTTCCTAAAGAAGATAAAGGGCAAGTATATTGCAGGCTGAATGAAGTATCCACTTCTGAAGTACGCGCCAGCGCCGTAAACCTGCCGGGAATTGTGCGTCGGCTACTTAGGACTGTTAAATACAACTGCGAATGAATTTTCGCGCACGCGTCAAGATTTTTGGCAACCGACATGGCATATGCCGGTATTATGCGAGAAtagttcatttaaaaaaaaacaatattttacaggaGACGCTAAATAACAGGATCTTCATGCCCGTAGCTCCATCCCTAAGCCAAAAATGTTTTCACAGTGCAACTGCTGGACCCAACACGATGTACATTATCCACTTCCTCCGACTTCTTCATTGACGCCAAAAAGACATGCACGTTTCAAGCCCATTGTAACTGAGAAATTTTACTGAACCGCCATATATAATAAGTTTCACAACATACTCATACTAATATAACCAAAAAATTTCTCAACTCCACGTCTAAAGGTATCCTTACTAAATATCTGCGCATGTGCTGTAATAACAAGCACTAGTTGCCAACACCCCCCGCTGCAGCTCTTAATGTGTAAGGACATTCTGAGATCAAACATGTATTTGCAGTCAGAGATATTAAAGAATGCAACCAACGatcacaaaatattttttcttgcagATTAACCCGTAGTGCTCTACATTTTAGAGTCCACTTTCGACTTGAAATTATTTTACAACATTAGGCTTGCAAAAAATCACAGAAAAGAATGTAACTAGTGCGGTTCCTCAATGTAAAAGAAGCAAACGGGCCAAAATCGCACTGAGGGCGAACGAACCGCAGCTACGAAGCACTGGAAGCTCTACAGTAACCCGATTTGAGGAACCACGTCTTCACCAtttaatacctgtgtcacacgggcacatttggaaggccttccagtcaacggcctttgaaacgccacaactctatcgactcaaaggagttgtcgcgctgctacacggcactttcgaaaggccgttgagtggttcaggcgtttctcgcaaaattgtgtggcgctgcggataTTTATTtccgttttcatgtcacgaaaggttaaacaacattaaaaccatttaaaagcactataatttcttcCATGTTTGTTTACATATTAAGAAAgattgtttatacattgccatacatatatgtttagtttttaagttgttgagtagcgaaactgctgCAACGTTTGTGCCGCTCGATGCAGCTGCCGTTTcggtgtgtgttcgcacatgtcaagtggcgaaaacactttattgaaaaatcaataacactcatatatagtatttttagagcatttggtCTGATTTGTTCtctctaaccgtgagtacgagcacactatgaacgagagggcatgttcgtgctgtttccgcttccgttgctcaaaggccatcgagatttcgtaAGAGTTGTAGGGTGCTCTGTTGACTCAATAGACTATTGACttggcggccttcgaaaccgcccgtgcagcagctcgaacttgacctttgagtcaactggcTATCGCTTGGAAGggcttccaaacgcccgtgtgataCGGGTATAAGTGTTATACGTGGATGAATGCTGCCGTCAAAACGGGGCAGCAGGCTATACTCACCGTTGTATCCAGTGTCTTGCACTGCTTCTTCGGGGCTGGGagctaaatataaataaaacataTATTTTTTACACGTGCTGCGCGTGAAAAAGTAAACATTTGTTGGCTTAAAGATAGCCAAAGAATCACTAGAAAAGGAAAGGTATATGCATAGCGGAAGCAGGTTAATATCACATAATAATATGGCGTCGAGAAGACCCATCCTTTTAAGAGACGAAGGCATGTAGGGACTGTTAGTTAAAAGCTATTGTTAGTTACAGAAGCTTTGAAATTGGTGACGCCGGGCATATTTCGTACGCAACACAGAAAAGGCAAGGTACATTATTGCCGGAACATGTACCCAGAAGAACGGTTATTTGAAGCAAATTGTCCGTATCGCCATTCAAAGGTTGTTTCTTACGACACTGGCCGCTTGCTAGCAGACCACATCTGGTGCGGGATAATCCTACTCTCTTTAAACCTAAGGGAAAGCGTTGAGACCAGTTGTTGACATAGGAACGTGCAGCTGAGCAAAGCTAGCGCACGAAGAAACCATACGACACgtatggggggggagggggtctttACATATGAGACACCACCATCTTGACTCACATACGCTTAAAATACACATTAACATAAATTTTATGCGCGGTATTTCCAAAGCGATTTCTGCACTTCACCACAATTCGTCGAATTACCTAGCACTCTTTTCTTTTTGGCATCTGGTGAGCGATCGACCAGATTCACAGTTTGTCTCACCAACCTCAGCGTGTTCTATACATCCTTTCAGAATACGTTACACAGGAAACACACATGGCATCCCTTGCGTGCCCTGCAAGGCTCAAAGGAACAAGTGATCCCTACCATAGAGAAAGACACCTGCACACGAGGCATAAACAAACATTTGATGAACTTCGGACCCTTTACATACCTGCCGCACATCAGTCACTGTACACAGACTATACGGGCCCCCCAAACGACAACATCGATGCCTACTACACTAAGGCAGAAATAAACATAGCATTGTTTCAAAACAATAGGGCGATGGCGCCGGGCCCTGATGGCATCACATATACTCTTCTCCGTAATGTGACCGATGGAGATACAGAAACGCTTCTCTCCCACGTAAACGAGCACTGGAATACGGGCGCCCTCCGAGACGAATGCATATTACACATTACCATCAACCCAAAACCAGGGAAAAAAGCTACGCTTTGCAATCTCAGACCCATATCCTTAACATCATGCACAGGCAAAACAATGGAACGGTTTGCATTGAACAGACTAGTAGAAAATTTGGATAACACGAAACATTTTCCGCACCAGCTCATAGGCTATCCCAAGAACATTTCCACACAAGACTTATTTCTCATACTACAGAACACGCTTCTGCAGCCGAAGACAGCACAGACCCAAGCTCTTCTCGCAATAGATATAAAAAAAAGGTGTTTGATAATGTTCCACACGATCACGTAATAAAATCGGTTCACGACAGTAATGGCAACGCCAATGTGTACAATTACATACGCAGATTCAACAAAGGTAGGACAGCACGCTTCAAGGCAACGCAGTCCCTCTCTTTCTCCACCATTATTTTCCGTCTAACACCTCAAGGATCGATTATATCATCCACCCAATTTAATCTGCAGATGACAGCGCTATCAAGGCCACTATCCACAATCTCCAACCTTCACTACACTtttacgccgacgatattaccctatggtGAGAAACCGGATTTCCAGAGGACGTCGAAACGACCCTCCAGGTAGGCGTCGACACCATAGTTGACCACTTATGGAAAACCGCACTCCAACCTTCAGCAGAAAATTTGGAACTTCTGCTCATGAATCGAACACAATacccaaaagaaaacaaagcccTGATACACCTCTACCTATTAGGCAGATACCAAAGGTTACATCGTGCCGAATACTCGGCTTTATCCTAATTCACAACAATACTTATCCTAACGTTATACAATATAAAGAAACTTCCGAAATCTCACGCACCTAATGCAAAGGATCATTAGCAAAAAACACGGACTGAGAGAAGAACAAGCAACACAGCTTGTGACTTAGGCTTCTGCACATCGCCATTTCTAACACTGATACAAACACAAACTCGAAAACTCGAATCTTCAGGCAACGTCCTTCACAAGGCCGCCCTGTGCCTACCGATATACACCTTAAGTCATCACCTTCAACACACGGGCCTCTTTCACACTTTCGCAGAACTAACACAACACCGAGGCAGACAAGTAGCGCGCTTGTCTTGTACGGATCAAGGATGCGACATCCTGAAACGAGCGGGGATCACCCCCATCCAGTTGACACCAGTTAGTCAAAGCCTTCCGCTACCACGCAACATTGCATTTCCAAACGTACCAAAAAATATGACGCCACACCAACATGACGGGCGACGTCAAGCGCAAGCGAACCGTCACCACAAAGACAGGAAATGCATCACGATATACACGGAAGCCACACGCTCTGACATGGGGTCATACATGTATGCGATGTGTAAACCTGGAAAGACAGCACCGATCATCCAAATAGCTGGGCCATTTTCCAACCCTACCAACAAAGCAACTCTGCAAACTCAAGCGATAATACATGCCATACAAGAAGCCTCTCTACTCACTAAGCACCAGTCCAGTAACAACCTTTATACCGACTCCAGCAAAGCCACTCGCAACATACAACACCGACTGTTGGAAACACCCCTACATGATATCCTAATAGAATCCTGTAACCGCAAAGTGAACATTACTGTCAACATGCGTTGAGTGCCTGGTCATGCTGGGATGGAGGGAAATGAGTTGGTTCATCAACGTGCCCGCGAAATTAGCCGCCGCGCGCCCTCGATTCCCTGGCCAAATCGAACGACAGTGGAAGACGCTAACACGTACAAAGAGGAAATAGCTGATCACTACAAGAACATCAAGTAAAACCGCACTATTTTGCCCCAACCTCATCCTTAACTCAACGCGGAACAAGGATATGTACTTGGCAAAGTTCAAATGTACACACTTTTCACGCCACTAATGCTCTACAACTTCAGTTCACGTAGCACAGCACACTGCCCCAACTCTCCGGAGATAAGTGCCGATACAGAACAAATTCTGTACTCAGGTAACGCTGTCATTACCTCGCCTTATTTTCCTGACCATTCCCCTCCTTCTTGGAGTGTTTGGCTTCCCTCGGGCTTGGCGGATCAACAACGGCCCTAAGCTGAGAAAGCGCTATACTTCACTGGGCTTTAGTGTTGGCCTTAAATAAAGTTctttcgtcctcctcctcctccttcggaATACCCTTAGTCGACTTCCTTAACCTtgtaatacacacacacaccgtaCGACATAAATAGAaattgagtgaaccatttctgACCTGGCACAGCACAGTATAAAGTGAGCTAACTGCCCTTTAACATCAAATGAATTGTTATAGTAAGTAAAAAGCTAATATTTGGTTCATTGAACTACTTACAACTGAAACTTCCCTCCATCCAAAAACGCAACTCTAAATTTTTATTTCAGTTTCCAATGCTTAAATCAGCAGCTCGAGGCATCAGCCTCAGCGTAGGATGCATGATACAGCGACATAGGTACCGTGCTGTTTATTCGTTTAAATACTTAGAACAGCGCATTTCCACCATGTTGTTTAATTTTTTACATAAGTTTGTGCACGTTAAAATTCCAGAAAAAATGTCGCCAAGAGTCAAAAGGAATTGAATAAGTTACTTTATTGCGTTTCTGCAACAGTTTCCGTTACGTTTCTGCGGTGGATGTTTCGTGACATCTTGCTAAAGAACGTAATCACACGGAACCAGAACCTTGCAAATGTTCAAACAAGTATAGTGCAAAACTAGCAGACAAGAGATACGGTGATTAGAATAATAACTGTATACTGATTCAGCTACCATAGCACGGCCGAAAACCCACCAGCTTCCACTTGTTACAAATTGCACTTTGTGCGCGCAATTGTATTTATGTGTTTTCTCACTTCGTGCAACACTTCTGGCATCCACAGAATGGTTCATCGCAGTAAAAATGCCGCAGCGCAGAATTAGGTGACCGCTCACCTGTGCCGCAGTGATCTCAAGCAGAGTATCCATGAACAGCGTTCAAGTTTAACCTACATTATAGTTCTTCAAATGTCTACGCTTAAGACGCTTCGAAAACACCCGCCAGTTTGAATTCTGAGGCTAAACTTGCTCACCTAGAACAGACCATCCAGTAAACGACTTTGTAATGCGCATGAGGGCAACCGTAAATCTTCACGCGCATATCGAAATATATTTCATTGAGTGCGTGTACGCTGTAGGTTATCTTGTTACTCGTCCTTACGTATGCAATGTTAcggtacgttatttggcgagatGCCAATATTAAGTGCTTCAGTGGTGCTAATGAATAGTGTCCTCTGGTATAGCAGCACCCTCGGCTACTGATTCAGTGAGAATTTTTCTCGGCCAGTCTTCTGCTGTCGTTTACTGCCAGCAAGTTAGCTATGAGGTTCATCGAACGCTGAATCACCCAGATTCATAAAGAATAAGCACCGAACCAGTCCAATATGTGCACTTATTCAGCAGTTCTTGCGTTTTCATGAGCGGCGAAACTAATTAGAACAGAAGATCATGCCTGGTCTACTGGACCAAGTTGTCTTTGACATGTTGGCATCAACACCAAATATCGTAACGCATATTTATGTATTTGTTGCATGACTCTTCCTGTACAGTATAAGCTAAACAACGTCAAATCACGCAACCTTAACGCTATGAAAAACACCTTCATTGAACGCGCGCAAGTGTCCATGCGCTCTTCTATGGCTGTATGGTAAGTGTAGCGAAGGGAATTGCAATCTTTTGATGAAACTGAGAATTTGCCATTTTGTGTTTTCCTGGAGATTTTCTCCTGATGTATAGTTACAGAGCAGCGATATTTTTTTATATGTCGTACGCTGCGGGGCAAAGTTTCCTATCATCCCATCGACCATTAGCTCTACTGCCAGCGAAGCCAGCTACACCCCGATAGCTTAATCGATCAGGCAGCAGATGGCGCCTGAAACACCGATAACTTGCTTTTCTATGGCAGCGCTCACTGTTCGCCATTCGTTGCATTCTCACCATTTAACTCCCACAAATACTTACAAGCAGCGTTTTCATCACAGTCATCGCTACTTGCTAGATATCCTCTGAAGGCGGCAACGTGCCTGCAACCACACCAGCTTAGAAGCGCGGCAAAGCACCACATGCGTCCTTTGTGCCACGAAACAACTGCTGATGCTCTTGAAACTTCATAAAATGAATCAGTGCAAACAAATGTAaaacattgtgtgtgtgtgtgtgtgtgtgtgtgtgtgtgtgtgtgtgtgtgtgtgtgtgtgtgtgtgtgtgtgtgtgtgtgtgtgtgtgtgtgtgcgtgcgtgcgtgcgtgcgtgcgtgcgtgtctgcgtgcgtgcgtgcggacGTGCGTGCGCGTATTTATGTGTGACAGCGCTAACGTTCGCGAATTCCATTCTGCGCTTAAATTCGGACATCTTATCGTGGCTCCAAGTTAACCAAAAATTGGAGGGCCGGTTGGTTGGAGCCCATGCAAAAacaacaaatgaggcagtgcagggatAAGTGTGTCGGGCCTCCTTTAAAATCAGAAACGTGCAGAACAAAGGTTATTTGGAGGAAGACCCACGAAAGCGAATAAAAAAGAAGTgcgtggctaaagtgcacaagtatctgtacttgaaaagctCGCAAACAGAAGGGAGgtagaggtcaagaaagttggtagCCAGGTACAGGGTAAGTGAAAGTGTAattagacaaccaggagtcatcaaaaggAAAGCTAAAGAGGAAATACGATCAATCAGATTCAAAGAATGTAACCAAATCAGACCATCGAGATTTACAAGAATAACAAGAacgaaattagaagggaaaatctgtacgataagaCCAAGGGATGCGCCTTTCTATTTGAGGCTCAGTCTTCTTGCCCGTAGACAACAACATACCAAAGCAATTATTCGCAAAAGGATGAGGCATCTGAAACAAAATTCTGCAGCCCACTCCAGATGGCGTGAGGGGGTATCCAATCAGTGAAAGCCGCAGATAACCTACACCTTCCATAAGCACTTGGATTTCAAATGGACAGAAGAATCAACCAATTAGCAGTCGAGGTAAGCTGGTGTTGGCGTATCACAGTGGAAATGCCGTGTAGATATCACTGCATTTCagctggggtgcgattttgtagcggcGCCTTTACCCAGTGCTAATGCCTTTCGGTCTTTTCGTGTTCGTGAGGGGTCAAGACACGCTCCGCTTCGGGCAGAGCGTCGAACAAGGCCACCCTCGCGAACACGAAAATcaccgaatggcattagcatcggaaaaaggcatcgctacgaaGTTGCTATCCTAGGAACGTATTTTGCAACGCTCACTTTGGCGATAGAATCGCCTTCGCGTGATATAGCACCCgtccagccaatcagcacatcCTATTTTACTGAACTAGCTAGTCAGCGCGCGCCTTACGGCGATACAATCGCCGAAAGTCATCGCCGCTCAATACGCCCCTTCTAAACCGTCTTCGAAGTGACGCCATACACTGTTGCAGATTACTGAATGTTGCGGAGCTCTGTTCCTTGCGACGGTAACGAACTTGCCTTGTCCGTCATGCGCTCgctatggttgcttagtggctatggtgttcggctgctaagcacgcggtcgcAGACCGAATCCCAGCCACCGCTgctgcatctcgatgggggcgaaatgcgaaaacatccgtgcacttagatttaggtgcatcttaaagaaccctaggtggtccaaatttccggggtcctctacgacggcgtgcctcataatcagacggtggttttggcaggtaaagccCGATAATATTCTTTTTGTCCGTAAGAAGTTTTGTTTCCAAGTTGTAGAAGAAAGTATATATAGAGCTCCTAACGCTGGTTTGTTCCGTTAACACGTTAAAATTCGGCCTATGAAGAGCAGCACAAATTTTGCACTGACGAAAAGCCCTTAATCAGTTCTTCGAAAAGGTGAGGTGGAGTTGAAATTTGTTTTACGTATAAGTATGTAGGTGCTGTATGCGAGCGTAACTCGCACAGTGCGTAAGCTTATACCACGAAATGAGTAATGAAAATTAGCTCTTCTGAAGGGATGTAACATATAATGGAATAAACATTGGTAGTCGAATAACTAAACTTTCTGTCTTTACTTGCCCGTATGGATACGAATATGAGGATATGTACGGAAACTTGTGTTCAGCTGTATATTGTTTGCAATGAAAATCAACGGCCTATTTCGCCACTAGAACTGTACATGTGTTTCTGTGATATACAACTATTTCTTAAAGGGGAGCTGAAAggctttccagaaaaaatgagccaacatctgtacataatggttttcaaccctcccaattcgaatatcgtatcgaaattgagcgaaagaaagcgcaaatatattttatttcgacgaaaagtgcagctgcgcacacgcccagctcgcgcgtctcgtttccgcctgtgattggtcgggcgtctcgtgacgtcaacactagtaaccgaccgctgccgctacacatgaagcgcggtaccaggtagtttggtgctgtttttccgagacggtaatggaaaatttagagagactgcgtttttcctaggagttcggcgttactccctacatgtacgagccgattgcgaagagccggcctctcgaagaagcaaacgatgctgatgcgagcagtgctttcgacgcgaacgaaagcaaagtcttgggatctcctcgtgttggaaatgctctttggtgagtatgttttttgcaaagcgatctagtgatctcgccgacctttcgccgatctagtgagctcgtttccggtcaaacaactgtagtgttgtgttcctgcatgcctcctcgtggaacgtaagcggggatgcgatcgtcggcatttgtgctttgtccaaagctgtcggcaatctacaaagacggtttaaacgcgtgaaaagcttcccggttcatgcagtacgtgtagtgaccttcatctgttgactaccacggtgactaccactcacgttgattaccactcacactgactaccacgcacgttgactgccactctacatacacgcagacgcaccaacaaaggaatgcagggttgaTCGAAGCAGCTTGCGATGGcatgcacgcagaaataagcgcggtcaggcacggtcgcggacgctgcgaaggaaggaaacactagagttgacgtcacaacaccgcggtttccggtctccgctcgcatcgtcagcgtcagcagcagcgcgcggcattcgacggggggcggagctacagcgcaatttcatgcgacgattacgtcgctcctaattgaaaaaaaacccccaaattttacctacatggtttataaggttcccgcatcggtatatgagcgtcttattgaattcgacagactgttcagcttccctttaacgtgTTCAATTATCTGTTATTAGCTGTATGATCTATGATAGGAGTGGAAGCTTGTAGCATGCCGAATATCAATTTGCGCTCGTGATGGTCGTATACGTAAATTAAATGAAATAGCGCAATTCTTTGGTTACACGTATAAACCAGCAACGCGAAGCATATACAGCTAATTATGGCCTTAAATGAAACACAGCAACTTATTACAGCGctcagaatacatgtagcgctgcgTACGGTGCTTTTTGTTTTCTGGAATACGCTCAGAAGCCAAGTTCTTGCTCTTCTCAAAGAACAGCAGGGCAGAAGCTAATAAGCTTGGGGCTGCTATTCCTAAGATTAAGACTGTGTTGCTCACAGCTGAGCACTTGAGAATGCTTGAGCCGGAAAAATGAACAGAAATCTGCCTATGGAAGTGCACGTggcagtgttctttttttgtgtgtgtgaaccgCGTCCGCTGCACTGGGAATTGTATTTTAATCTGCTATGTGCGATTTTTGTAATTTGGTGTACTTGCCAAAACGTCTTACAGCTTCTTAGAATAATTTCGTCAACCGTCTTTGAACAGGTACGCTTCCTCACATATTTATTCCCATCCTATTTGCTTGAAAGCTGTGCAAGTCCAGCTCATTGTTTCTTCGGGATTGCTGAAGCTATCGGCATCCCATCGAAGTCTTGCTTATCATTTCTACGGGAGTTTTCTTTCATTTGGAGCGCCGGGTAGCATCGGAGGGATATTGTCACTCATTAACTGCAGGTCCCCACTCGGAATGTGTACGATGCGCTCAACGAATTGCTCCTGGAATTGCCGCGCACGCGTGACTAATGTCGCTGAAACATTTTCTGTACACGGCGCAATGCAAGCTCACGTTTGTGGGAATGTTCTAGGTCTCGTGGTGCCAAAATCAGTGGCATTTTAGGCACTGGCTTGCATCTTTCTAGCCGAGCTTACGATTCGACGCAAATTAAGTTGGTGCCCCTCCGGTTAGTTTTCTTTTGTGCTGGAAGACTGTCACTTTGTCTCGACGCCTAAAAAGCTTCGTATAAACCAACATGACCAGAGTATTCGCCTCAATCCTTCGATTGCTAAATAAATTCTAGGAACTCGGAAAACTACCGCGATTACGAGCGCAGCGCATCGTGTGGTGAGCATGTCGACCACCCATATGCGGTGAAACTGTGAAAAACGAAAGTAACTTTTTTATTGGGCCACCATGTagccacaaaagcaagttacacaaAACACAGCAATAGCCGCATGCccggtcggtgatcgtcgaaaatctgatcagcgggtcaagcacgtgaGCTTTTATAATTGAGCCACCGAACGTTCCAGCGTAACCGCTGGTGccggcgtgtcttccagaaacttctacaccactcgcgtcgcgcatacatgcaatcagattacccaaggttcggcaacaacagacagcggatagagccatcgataacattccagaagcttcccatatatgcaggcgcgtccttaGCTGAGCGGTAACATTTCTTAGATGGTGAAGTGCGCTCATCCGCAAAAGGTaaacaagttcacgtgtcaatataaatgaACGCTTTTGAATATTACTCATTGCAGTTTCGTGCGCTCTCTCAAAATGGTGCTACCATTTTCTTTCGGGTGTTACAGTGAAAAGCAGTTATTTTAAATATAACAAGCGAGCAATAACATCAGTATCAGTAGCAGACGACCGGCCATTCGTGTCAGGCCTCTTACAGCAGCACCGCTGCTGCTGTCATGACGCCTAGAAGCAGCCAAATTCGCCGGCTGCCACACCTACCGCTCTAGCCAACGTGTTCACGCCTATGGCTAGAATTCCAACTGCTACTAATTTAGGAGGCCCTAGTTCACGGTTGCCGGCCCTTCCTGGAAACCTGCTGGGATGTCGCTGTTACAATGCCCTCAACTACACCAGCGAGCAAGGTTTTACACTCTGCTACTGAAAAAAATTTCGTGATtcagcttcgctgtctttgataTGCGAGTTCCTCCGATTGGCACACATCTACGAGCGTCGTGTTGTAATCTGAGATGCATTCCGCTAAGTCATTGGTCGCCATCGAAATGTGTGCACTAAATGTTAAACTCAGGGCTAGATAGTGACAAAGCAGTTTTTCGATTATTTTTACTCTTCGGTTCAGCATTCCCTTCAACAACGAGGTAATGCTTTCGAAATTACGTTAATTTTTAAAAGACCACATTGGCAAAGTTCTGGGAGGAAATGCCTTTAAACAGTAAGTACGACTTAACATTGAGCATCTCTCTCCATGAACAGTAAGTACGACCTAACATTGAGCAACTCTCTCCAATAAAAAAATACCTttttaataatatttggggtttcacgtgccaaaaccactttctgattatgaggcacgccgtagtggaggactccggaaattttgaccacctggagttctttaacgtgcacctaaatctaagcacacgggtgttttcgcatttcgcccccatcgaaatgcggccgccgtggccgggattcgatcccgcgacctcgtgctcagca
This region includes:
- the LOC126537808 gene encoding uncharacterized protein isoform X1; this encodes MPFQLKRTIMRGCTVAVVLVTLTRVAVDAGVITNIVAATAPLRNIGRTAKMPKLPKMPKVMRNVGAAAKEQKIDPHIEHKIDIMLDLAPSPEEAVQDTGYNGTGISGNPLSKEFAVIQIRCSNCLCKLFVKIDQYGAQMGCTQAVKKLLCSCPPASCYMNEVTKCLEKWATQKCKYESLLFTCP
- the LOC126537808 gene encoding uncharacterized protein isoform X3, with the translated sequence MRDCTVTVVIVALTHVAVDAGFLTNMLAGSAAFRKLPKIPKIPKGVRNFGAAAKEQKIDPHIEHKIDIMLDLAPSPEEAVQDTGYNGTGISGNPLSKEFAVIQIRCSNCLCKLFVKIDQYGAQMGCTQAVKKLLCSCPPASCYMNEVTKCLEKWATQKCKYESLLFTCP